One Thermococcus kodakarensis KOD1 genomic window carries:
- a CDS encoding DUF424 domain-containing protein produces MIYVKVYRVQGEVLLAACDEELLGKTFREGELKLEVKERFYRGELVEEDRLKELLDEATIANLTGERCVSKAIELGYVDPERVLRIQGVPHAQMARLFF; encoded by the coding sequence ATGATATATGTGAAGGTCTATCGCGTTCAGGGGGAGGTTCTTCTCGCCGCTTGCGATGAGGAGCTGCTTGGGAAGACATTCAGGGAGGGGGAGTTGAAGCTTGAGGTCAAGGAGCGCTTTTATAGGGGCGAACTCGTCGAGGAAGATCGCTTGAAAGAGCTTTTGGACGAGGCAACGATAGCAAACCTTACCGGCGAACGCTGCGTCTCGAAGGCGATAGAGCTCGGGTATGTCGATCCTGAAAGAGTCCTGAGAATCCAGGGTGTCCCGCATGCCCAGATGGCGAGGCTCTTCTTCTGA
- a CDS encoding 60S ribosomal export protein NMD3 — protein sequence MSERFCYRCGISEREGGPLIEGLCQVCYRKENPVLLIENEINTELCQNCGSYKKRGVWVDPHSYELEELIFEVAENALLEALEDSFSDKIREYEVVSPEELEETEEIPVGRAIVSFEPVDYHIEYFPAIITYEVRVKARTHELQRELHDERKKVTVYVRQTVCPRCQKFLGGYFEAILQVRAEDRPLTEEERKAIGKLVEEKVDEIMRKDRMGFIQDTIEKEEGLDFYMGSTSAARKLAQAIKERFGGKISEAYELVGMDRQTSREVYRTSVSVRIPKFQRGDIVTDKRGTVYEVERVDGKGMTLRNLSTGESEHKDWKTLSREGVDTVEHEESEAMVTSIGRDEVQLMDMESYETYEIEKPGVELTEGDVYRVVSVKGKRYIRGRKEGE from the coding sequence GTGAGCGAGCGCTTTTGTTATAGATGTGGGATAAGCGAGAGAGAAGGTGGGCCCCTCATTGAGGGTCTCTGTCAGGTGTGCTACCGGAAGGAAAATCCCGTCCTTCTTATCGAGAACGAAATAAACACGGAGCTCTGCCAGAACTGCGGGAGCTACAAGAAGAGAGGAGTGTGGGTTGATCCCCACAGCTACGAACTTGAGGAGCTCATCTTTGAGGTTGCCGAAAACGCCCTGCTTGAAGCCCTTGAGGATTCCTTCAGCGACAAAATCCGCGAGTACGAGGTCGTATCACCTGAGGAGCTTGAAGAAACGGAGGAAATCCCCGTCGGCAGAGCAATCGTTTCATTTGAGCCCGTGGATTACCATATAGAGTACTTCCCGGCGATAATAACGTACGAAGTTCGTGTTAAGGCCAGAACCCACGAGCTTCAGCGAGAGCTACACGACGAGCGGAAGAAAGTTACAGTATACGTTCGCCAGACCGTCTGCCCGCGCTGTCAGAAGTTCCTCGGTGGTTATTTCGAGGCGATACTTCAGGTCAGGGCAGAGGACAGACCTCTAACGGAGGAAGAAAGAAAGGCCATCGGGAAGCTCGTCGAGGAGAAAGTGGATGAGATAATGCGCAAGGACAGGATGGGCTTCATACAGGACACGATAGAGAAGGAGGAAGGACTGGACTTCTATATGGGATCAACCAGCGCCGCGAGGAAGCTGGCCCAGGCCATAAAGGAGCGCTTCGGTGGAAAGATAAGCGAGGCCTACGAGCTAGTGGGCATGGACAGGCAGACGAGCAGAGAGGTTTACAGGACGAGCGTCAGCGTCAGAATACCCAAGTTCCAGAGAGGAGATATAGTCACGGACAAGCGGGGAACCGTTTACGAAGTCGAGAGGGTTGACGGCAAGGGCATGACCCTGCGCAATCTCTCCACGGGGGAGAGCGAGCACAAGGACTGGAAGACCCTCAGCAGGGAGGGAGTTGATACAGTCGAGCACGAGGAGAGCGAGGCGATGGTTACGAGCATAGGGAGGGACGAAGTCCAGCTCATGGATATGGAGAGCTATGAGACCTACGAAATTGAAAAGCCAGGAGTTGAGCTTACCGAGGGCGATGTTTACAGAGTTGTCTCTGTAAAGGGGAAGCGCTACATCCGTGGAAGAAAGGAGGGGGAGTAA
- a CDS encoding DUF1464 family protein, giving the protein MRVIGVDPGTKSFDVIGLEDGRIKLDLSYPSEVVAEDPGRIVKAIEEFNADIIIGPSGYGVPLKHISELTDRDRFEMTLVREEEMKEIPVLIGLQEMVSQMAEKGMNVWFIPGVIHLPTVPEWRKYNKIDMGTADKMAITVLGIHDQAKRLGIDYADVSFVLLEVGFGYNYAGAVKGGKIVDGIGGTIFPGPAYVNSGALDGEVAYLMGSIKKWHLFWGGASVIAAEKILPPEEFAKRLDEEPFAKAWEAMKDGFVKAVASELAVVGDAREIILSGRLMRIDELRKDVEDLFEEHFDLPVVKQRGLEGKAKEAAQGSAIIGDGLAGGQFKELVEHVEIKKSYGSVLDWVKLPLAL; this is encoded by the coding sequence ATGAGGGTTATAGGCGTCGACCCCGGAACCAAGAGCTTCGACGTGATAGGGCTTGAAGATGGGAGGATAAAGCTCGACCTCAGCTATCCGAGCGAGGTCGTTGCAGAGGATCCTGGAAGGATAGTGAAAGCCATTGAGGAGTTCAACGCGGACATAATCATCGGGCCGAGCGGCTACGGCGTCCCGCTCAAGCACATAAGCGAGCTCACCGATAGAGACCGCTTTGAGATGACCCTAGTTAGGGAGGAGGAGATGAAGGAAATACCCGTCCTCATCGGCCTCCAGGAGATGGTAAGCCAGATGGCCGAGAAGGGCATGAACGTCTGGTTCATCCCTGGCGTTATACACCTCCCAACGGTGCCAGAGTGGAGGAAGTACAACAAGATTGACATGGGAACAGCCGACAAGATGGCCATAACTGTCCTTGGAATCCACGACCAGGCAAAGAGGCTCGGTATCGATTACGCCGATGTCTCCTTCGTTCTTCTTGAGGTCGGCTTTGGCTACAACTACGCTGGAGCTGTTAAGGGCGGAAAGATAGTGGACGGCATTGGTGGTACAATTTTCCCGGGGCCGGCCTATGTGAACAGTGGAGCCCTCGACGGCGAGGTTGCCTATCTGATGGGCAGCATAAAGAAGTGGCATCTCTTCTGGGGCGGGGCGAGCGTAATAGCGGCCGAAAAGATACTCCCTCCAGAAGAGTTCGCCAAGAGGCTTGATGAAGAGCCCTTTGCGAAGGCCTGGGAGGCCATGAAGGACGGCTTTGTAAAGGCGGTTGCAAGCGAGCTGGCGGTCGTTGGAGATGCGAGGGAAATAATCCTCTCCGGCAGGCTGATGCGCATAGACGAGCTTAGAAAAGACGTTGAAGACCTCTTCGAGGAGCACTTTGACCTCCCAGTGGTCAAGCAGAGGGGCCTTGAGGGCAAGGCGAAGGAGGCCGCCCAGGGAAGCGCGATAATCGGAGACGGTCTGGCAGGGGGCCAGTTCAAGGAACTCGTTGAGCACGTTGAGATAAAGAAGAGCTATGGAAGCGTTCTAGACTGGGTGAAGCTCCCTCTGGCCCTTTAA
- the cdr gene encoding CoA-disulfide reductase produces MERKTVVVIGGGAAGMSTASRVKRLKPEWDVKVFEATEWVSHAPCGIPYVVEGISPKEKLMHYPPEVFIKKRGIDLHLKAEVIEVEQGRVRVREEDGEKTYEWDYLVFANGASPQVPAIEGIDLPGVFTADLPPDAVAITEYLEKNPVENVVVIGTGYIAIEMAEAFVERGKNVTLIGRSERVLRKTFDKEITDIVEEKLRNHLNLRLEEVTLRIEGKERVERVVTDAGEYPADLVIVATGIKPNTELARGLGVRIGETGAIWTNDRMQTSVENVYAAGDVAETKHLITGRRVWMPLAPAGNKMGYVAGSNIAGKEIHFPGVLGTSITKFLDLEIGKTGLTEAEAMKEGYDVRTAFIKAGTRPHYYPGSKTIWLKGVVDNETNRLLGVQAVGGDILPRIDTAAAMITAGFTTKDVFFTDLAYAPPFAPVWDPLIVLARVLKF; encoded by the coding sequence ATGGAGAGAAAGACGGTCGTTGTTATAGGTGGTGGAGCCGCTGGAATGAGTACCGCCTCGCGCGTCAAGAGGTTGAAGCCCGAATGGGACGTCAAGGTCTTCGAGGCAACGGAGTGGGTGAGCCACGCCCCATGCGGTATTCCCTACGTTGTTGAGGGCATCTCGCCCAAGGAGAAGCTCATGCACTATCCCCCCGAGGTCTTCATCAAGAAGCGCGGCATAGACCTTCACCTGAAGGCCGAGGTAATCGAGGTCGAGCAGGGCAGAGTTAGGGTGAGGGAGGAGGATGGTGAGAAGACCTATGAGTGGGACTACCTCGTCTTCGCCAACGGCGCTTCACCGCAGGTTCCCGCAATTGAGGGCATCGACCTGCCTGGAGTCTTCACGGCAGACCTGCCGCCAGATGCCGTTGCAATAACCGAGTACCTTGAGAAAAACCCCGTCGAAAACGTCGTCGTTATTGGAACCGGTTACATAGCCATTGAGATGGCCGAGGCCTTCGTCGAGAGGGGCAAGAACGTTACACTCATCGGGAGGAGCGAGAGAGTCCTCAGGAAGACCTTCGACAAGGAGATAACAGATATAGTTGAGGAAAAGCTCAGAAACCACCTCAACCTCCGCCTTGAAGAGGTCACGCTCAGGATTGAAGGAAAGGAAAGGGTTGAGAGGGTTGTTACCGATGCCGGCGAGTATCCAGCCGACCTCGTGATAGTGGCGACGGGAATAAAGCCCAACACCGAACTTGCCAGAGGGCTCGGCGTCAGAATAGGTGAGACCGGTGCCATATGGACAAATGACAGGATGCAGACGAGCGTCGAGAACGTCTATGCCGCTGGAGACGTTGCCGAGACGAAGCACCTGATAACGGGGAGGCGCGTATGGATGCCCCTCGCTCCAGCAGGAAACAAGATGGGCTACGTGGCTGGAAGCAACATCGCTGGAAAGGAGATTCACTTCCCAGGAGTTCTTGGCACAAGCATAACCAAGTTCCTCGACCTTGAGATTGGAAAGACTGGTCTCACCGAGGCGGAGGCAATGAAGGAGGGCTACGACGTCAGGACGGCCTTTATAAAGGCGGGAACGAGGCCCCACTACTATCCTGGCTCAAAGACTATATGGCTCAAGGGTGTCGTTGACAACGAAACCAACAGGCTCCTTGGAGTTCAGGCAGTTGGAGGAGATATTCTTCCGAGAATTGATACAGCGGCGGCAATGATTACGGCGGGCTTCACTACTAAGGACGTCTTCTTCACGGATTTAGCGTACGCACCGCCCTTTGCGCCGGTCTGGGACCCGCTTATAGTCCTTGCCAGGGTCCTCAAGTTCTGA
- a CDS encoding potassium channel family protein — MCEYTYENGKKCRLKPLEGSKYCALHIPREEGEAVYGERLKEIKKEAFEKRLKVGQTYFEGVDLYDVAIRDFTTEKVLVFKNSRVTNLIMDASSVRGLILINSKVERVVIFESTLETILVKNSTVFGLNILRTEFSSHISIRDSEVRYLMINSTRYTPKGEVGEEKAYGETERIVGNIEISNLTGVRRIGINTRYPLLREILKEHGINVSESKERSVRARNLIIRDVSFDVSPRYKRRVRLTVAGFHGRLHLENLEVFGHIEIRKSYLVSPEFVHVKVESNLVLRGTSIHTDSTWGMTVLPNLPIELEVGGFIIVEDCRFNNPRAEELFYRLARTSWEKSGDFDRADEYYYLEMLAKRKAKLQSRKKGLKRIINTAEVWFEWLFADLTCKYGTDWKRPILLWLGAVNVIFPLLFWATKSVEGLSSSLSFLDYEYFSIVTATTLGYGDYHPFGVGRIIASVEALFGMFMWAVFLTVFARKYMR; from the coding sequence ATGTGCGAGTATACCTATGAGAACGGGAAAAAGTGCAGGCTGAAACCGCTGGAAGGCTCAAAGTACTGTGCCCTCCACATCCCTAGGGAAGAGGGAGAGGCCGTATACGGTGAGAGACTGAAAGAGATCAAGAAAGAGGCCTTTGAGAAAAGGTTGAAAGTTGGCCAGACATATTTTGAGGGCGTTGATCTCTACGATGTAGCGATAAGGGACTTCACAACTGAAAAAGTTCTTGTTTTCAAAAACTCGCGGGTTACAAACCTTATCATGGATGCTTCCTCGGTTAGGGGTCTTATCCTGATTAACTCAAAAGTTGAGAGAGTTGTTATTTTCGAAAGCACCCTTGAGACGATTCTTGTAAAAAATTCCACGGTTTTCGGTCTCAACATTCTTAGGACGGAGTTTTCAAGTCACATCTCAATAAGAGACTCGGAAGTTAGGTACCTTATGATAAACTCGACGCGCTACACGCCCAAGGGGGAAGTCGGTGAAGAGAAAGCCTATGGGGAGACCGAGAGGATTGTCGGCAACATAGAGATTTCAAACCTTACAGGCGTTAGGAGGATAGGAATAAACACCCGCTACCCGCTCCTCAGGGAGATCCTTAAGGAACACGGGATAAACGTATCAGAAAGCAAGGAGCGGAGCGTTAGGGCGCGGAATCTGATAATAAGGGATGTCTCCTTTGACGTGTCCCCTCGCTATAAGAGAAGGGTGAGGCTTACCGTTGCAGGTTTTCATGGCAGGCTGCACCTTGAGAACCTCGAGGTTTTTGGCCACATTGAAATCCGGAAGAGCTACCTGGTCTCCCCGGAGTTCGTCCACGTCAAAGTTGAGAGTAACCTAGTGCTAAGGGGCACCTCGATCCACACCGACTCTACTTGGGGCATGACAGTTCTTCCCAACCTTCCGATAGAGCTTGAAGTGGGTGGTTTCATTATAGTAGAGGACTGTAGGTTCAACAATCCCCGTGCGGAGGAACTTTTCTACCGTCTCGCGAGGACGAGCTGGGAAAAGAGTGGAGACTTTGACAGGGCTGACGAGTACTACTACCTTGAGATGCTGGCGAAGAGAAAGGCCAAGCTCCAGTCGAGGAAAAAGGGGTTGAAAAGGATCATCAACACAGCAGAGGTTTGGTTTGAATGGCTCTTCGCAGATCTAACCTGCAAATATGGAACGGACTGGAAAAGACCTATTCTCCTCTGGCTGGGAGCCGTTAACGTCATTTTTCCCCTACTGTTCTGGGCGACGAAGAGTGTTGAGGGTCTCTCAAGCTCTCTCAGCTTCCTCGACTACGAGTACTTCAGCATCGTTACTGCCACAACCCTCGGCTACGGCGACTACCATCCCTTCGGCGTTGGCAGGATTATAGCGTCGGTCGAGGCACTCTTTGGAATGTTCATGTGGGCCGTCTTCCTCACAGTCTTCGCTAGGAAGTACATGAGGTAG
- a CDS encoding ATP-NAD kinase family protein, with product MRKLRVGFIVNPIAGMGGRVALKGTDGVVDEAIRRGARPVAPEVARLFLSELKHYKEAESFEFLTGPGPLGEDYLREFGFVFDVIRHREIGYREIEGVKIPDTTSEDTKILAREMLEKVDIIVFAGGDGTARDVHSVLGKKVPILGVPTGVKMFSGVFAASPESAARVLVEFASGRARLEERDVMDLDEDAYRRDEVRPKHYGKALTPVVELLVQGAKEPQKVDESETLEAIADAVAEEILSGDGIYFLGAGSTIKRIKDRLGVNGTLLGVDVVEVKDGKARLLVKDAAEKDLLRFVDKNPRIVVTVIGGLNFLFGRGNQQFSAEVLRRIPKENIIVVATPSKVENGVIRVYTGDKEVDEKLRGYIRVRVSPWMEKMVKVI from the coding sequence ATGAGGAAGCTCAGAGTTGGGTTCATAGTCAATCCGATAGCCGGAATGGGCGGTAGAGTAGCGCTGAAGGGGACCGATGGTGTTGTTGATGAGGCGATAAGGAGGGGGGCGAGGCCAGTAGCTCCTGAAGTTGCCCGCCTGTTCCTGAGTGAGCTGAAGCACTACAAGGAGGCTGAGAGTTTTGAATTTCTAACAGGGCCCGGCCCTCTTGGGGAGGACTACCTTAGAGAGTTTGGGTTCGTCTTTGATGTAATCAGGCACAGGGAGATTGGCTACCGTGAGATTGAAGGAGTGAAAATCCCGGACACCACTTCGGAAGACACGAAAATCCTCGCCCGTGAAATGCTCGAAAAAGTTGATATAATAGTCTTCGCCGGCGGTGACGGCACTGCGAGGGACGTTCATTCCGTCCTTGGCAAAAAAGTCCCAATCCTAGGCGTGCCCACTGGCGTGAAGATGTTCTCCGGTGTTTTCGCGGCCTCGCCTGAAAGTGCCGCCAGAGTTCTCGTAGAATTTGCCAGCGGGAGGGCCAGACTGGAAGAGAGGGACGTCATGGACCTCGACGAAGACGCATATAGGAGGGATGAGGTCAGGCCAAAGCACTACGGGAAGGCCCTGACGCCCGTCGTTGAGCTGCTTGTCCAGGGGGCAAAGGAGCCGCAGAAAGTCGATGAGAGCGAGACCCTTGAGGCCATAGCCGATGCGGTGGCTGAGGAGATTTTGAGCGGGGACGGAATCTACTTTCTTGGGGCAGGTTCGACAATAAAAAGAATAAAGGACAGGCTGGGGGTAAACGGGACGTTGCTCGGGGTTGACGTTGTGGAAGTAAAGGACGGAAAGGCCAGGCTCCTCGTGAAGGACGCGGCTGAAAAAGACCTCCTACGCTTTGTCGATAAAAACCCGAGGATAGTCGTTACGGTGATAGGCGGTCTTAACTTCCTCTTCGGCAGGGGAAACCAGCAGTTCTCCGCTGAGGTTTTGAGAAGGATTCCGAAGGAGAACATCATCGTCGTTGCTACTCCATCGAAGGTGGAAAACGGAGTTATCCGTGTGTACACGGGAGATAAAGAGGTTGATGAAAAACTCAGGGGCTACATCAGGGTCAGGGTCTCTCCCTGGATGGAGAAGATGGTAAAGGTTATCTGA